One stretch of Candidatus Nitrosotenuis cloacae DNA includes these proteins:
- a CDS encoding deoxyhypusine synthase: MEGNRAVKDISIKDGDDIQSIFNQMALSGGFESRNLADGLEILSTMINDKECVKFLSFVAAITSTGLRGIISDMLKKKMFDVVITTCGALDHDIARYFSNYLEGSFTLDDAALLEKNIHRLGNVLVPMDSYGPIIEEKMQAFLEAAYKSGKREMSTADITKMIGENLGEGSFLYWAAKNNIPVVVPGIVDGAVGSQIWMFAQKHNDFKLNVVADSELLSSIVFKAKKSGAFMMGGGISKHHTLWWNQYRDGLDYAVYVTTAQEFDGSLSGALVREAISWGKVTQNAKQTTIHAEITTILPFLYSALLSKIK; this comes from the coding sequence ATGGAAGGCAATCGAGCAGTAAAAGACATTTCAATAAAAGACGGAGATGACATTCAGAGTATCTTTAATCAAATGGCTCTGTCTGGCGGCTTTGAATCAAGAAACCTTGCCGACGGCCTTGAAATTCTATCAACAATGATTAATGACAAGGAATGCGTCAAGTTCCTCTCATTTGTTGCAGCAATCACGTCCACCGGATTGCGTGGAATAATTTCCGATATGCTCAAGAAAAAAATGTTTGATGTTGTAATTACCACATGTGGGGCACTGGACCACGACATTGCTAGATATTTCTCAAATTATCTGGAAGGCTCATTTACCTTAGACGATGCAGCATTATTGGAAAAAAATATCCATAGACTAGGCAATGTGCTTGTACCAATGGACAGCTATGGCCCAATAATTGAGGAAAAGATGCAGGCATTCTTGGAGGCGGCCTACAAGTCAGGTAAAAGGGAAATGTCCACTGCAGACATTACCAAAATGATAGGCGAAAATCTGGGTGAGGGCTCTTTTCTGTATTGGGCGGCCAAGAACAACATTCCAGTAGTGGTGCCGGGAATAGTGGATGGCGCAGTAGGCAGCCAGATCTGGATGTTTGCCCAAAAGCATAATGATTTCAAACTTAATGTGGTAGCAGACAGCGAGCTTCTCTCATCGATTGTCTTCAAGGCAAAAAAGTCCGGCGCATTCATGATGGGTGGTGGAATATCAAAGCATCATACCCTTTGGTGGAACCAATACCGAGACGGCCTTGATTATGCTGTCTACGTCACCACTGCACAAGAATTTGATGGAAGCCTTAGTGGCGCACTTGTCAGAGAGGCAATCTCATGGGGCAAGGTAACACAGAATGCAAAACAAACCACAATTCATGCAGAAATAACTACAATCTTGCCGTTTCTTTATTCTGCACTTTTATCCAAAATAAAATAA
- a CDS encoding universal stress protein, giving the protein MKAVKKILVAIGNESSLNRCLNVAIPIAKGLDASITGIYVLAPLPRNFYVALEQKWRKNEKENAQKYLDIAKEKCEQKGIKFDQIISKGQPREVLLEHEKEFDLIVIGRADWGSKLLGSVSNGVVSNSKKDILLVA; this is encoded by the coding sequence ATGAAAGCAGTAAAGAAAATTCTTGTTGCAATTGGAAACGAGTCCAGCTTAAACAGATGTTTGAATGTTGCAATACCAATTGCCAAAGGCCTTGATGCATCAATTACTGGCATTTACGTTCTTGCTCCACTTCCAAGAAACTTTTATGTTGCTTTAGAGCAAAAATGGAGAAAAAATGAAAAAGAAAATGCTCAGAAATATTTGGACATTGCCAAGGAAAAGTGCGAGCAAAAAGGAATAAAGTTTGATCAGATAATCTCAAAGGGTCAGCCAAGAGAAGTATTGCTAGAACATGAAAAAGAATTTGATCTTATTGTGATTGGCAGAGCAGACTGGGGATCCAAGTTACTGGGCAGCGTCTCAAATGGTGTTGTGTCCAACTCAAAAAAAGACATTCTGCTTGTAGCGTAA
- the thsA gene encoding thermosome subunit alpha — MKYPGLLEHDVARVEESRKLNLVVGGIVLDVIRTCLGPRGMDKIYIDVLGDDTCTKHGGAFLRKVDLKLPAAKAIIEGVNAVDTHVGDGTISAAILIGMLLKKSEELMKIGITPPTIIRGYEKSLEFALDILDEIKRKEDITNKEIMHRLATSCLAGKAITSLVPEEIDIASIIVDAVCSITNFQKKEIDVDDIKVEEKAGNANGIQLISGTVIDKTIDSSAMPRSIENARILLLNEPLEMMRTKTDEQIQINLPEQMALFLDQEKFDIRAKIKKIINSGANVVISRKGINDIAREYLAKAGIISIRRAKMNDLLWLEKSTGAKICKSLDDISEEELGSAKKVYEKNIGGDKMLFVEECRNAKSITILLRCNSKRYLDEFHRDVLNAVYVLRNFIENPFVVRGAGSTEAIIANRIRKQSTTVEGREQIVIEKFADAVEEIPITLAKNVGMDPLDTLTQLRSKYANSPKNVLKWYGIDSEKRKVSEISPDQIIEPVVVKEQVIKTGIEVTNMILNVNDIFMRDEIDNTHCHIDGTVHAHHDGGTAHNHFEQEGLEQRQMHHYY, encoded by the coding sequence ATGAAGTATCCTGGACTGCTCGAACATGATGTAGCACGAGTCGAAGAGTCCAGAAAATTAAATTTGGTTGTAGGCGGAATTGTTTTAGATGTAATCAGAACATGTCTTGGGCCACGAGGCATGGACAAAATCTACATTGATGTTCTAGGGGATGATACCTGCACAAAACACGGTGGCGCATTCTTAAGAAAAGTCGATCTAAAGCTTCCAGCTGCAAAAGCCATCATAGAAGGAGTCAATGCAGTAGATACTCATGTAGGTGATGGAACTATCTCTGCTGCAATCTTGATTGGAATGTTGCTAAAAAAATCAGAAGAACTAATGAAAATTGGAATAACTCCTCCAACAATCATCAGAGGCTATGAAAAGTCTTTGGAGTTTGCACTTGATATACTTGATGAAATTAAGAGAAAAGAAGACATTACAAACAAGGAAATCATGCACAGACTAGCCACTTCATGTCTTGCCGGTAAAGCAATCACAAGTTTGGTGCCTGAGGAGATCGACATTGCAAGTATAATTGTGGATGCGGTGTGTAGTATTACTAATTTCCAGAAAAAGGAAATAGACGTAGATGACATAAAGGTTGAAGAAAAGGCTGGAAATGCAAATGGTATTCAGCTGATAAGTGGAACCGTAATTGACAAAACCATTGATAGTTCCGCCATGCCAAGAAGCATAGAAAACGCCAGGATTCTGTTACTAAACGAGCCTCTGGAGATGATGCGAACCAAGACAGACGAGCAAATCCAGATTAATTTGCCTGAGCAGATGGCACTTTTTTTGGATCAGGAAAAATTTGACATACGTGCAAAAATAAAAAAAATCATCAACTCTGGAGCTAATGTGGTAATATCCAGAAAAGGAATCAACGATATTGCCCGGGAATATTTAGCAAAGGCAGGAATCATATCAATACGAAGAGCAAAGATGAATGATCTTTTGTGGCTGGAAAAATCTACGGGTGCAAAAATATGCAAGAGCCTAGATGATATCTCAGAGGAAGAGTTAGGATCTGCAAAAAAAGTATATGAAAAAAATATTGGTGGCGATAAAATGTTGTTTGTGGAAGAATGTCGCAATGCCAAGTCCATTACTATTTTGTTGAGATGCAACTCCAAGCGTTATTTGGATGAGTTTCACAGAGACGTCCTAAACGCAGTTTATGTTCTGAGAAACTTTATTGAGAATCCATTTGTTGTTCGTGGCGCAGGCTCTACTGAGGCAATCATTGCAAATAGAATAAGAAAGCAAAGCACTACAGTTGAGGGACGCGAGCAAATAGTGATCGAAAAGTTTGCAGACGCAGTAGAGGAGATCCCCATAACTTTGGCAAAAAACGTAGGCATGGACCCACTAGATACGCTAACCCAGCTGAGATCCAAGTACGCAAACTCTCCAAAAAATGTCCTAAAATGGTACGGCATTGACTCTGAGAAAAGAAAGGTCTCAGAAATATCACCAGATCAAATAATTGAGCCCGTGGTTGTAAAAGAACAGGTCATCAAAACAGGAATAGAGGTAACCAACATGATACTAAATGTAAATGACATATTCATGAGAGATGAAATTGACAATACACATTGCCATATTGATGGAACTGTTCATGCACACCACGATGGCGGAACGGCACACAATCACTTTGAACAAGAAGGTCTAGAACAAAGACAGATGCATCATTATTACTAA
- a CDS encoding sodium:solute symporter family transporter, which produces MVEVNGYGIAVVAFLAVSLIVGSLTYKLVQKSGRRLIVAGKSLPLAMVGTMLVAQAVDGNSTLGAIALIYQFGFWAGVVIPIGLGICLLMTGVFYGKKINKMSMFTLPDYYFRRYGNAAEGMSGILMIISFTILVAGNFAASGFILETALGIPFLWGIIIAALVVLTYTIAGGLFASAYTDIFQIYLAIGAFWAAFIFFAGGFSGVAFDTILASAPPAYLDLSGLFDVANGALINWAGILALGLGDIVALDFMERVFAARDPKTARRGSFMAAGLTFFTVLPVGMLGIVAFHFLPGLEDPFHALPDLAMNHMPFAIGAAILMGVLGASMSTANGGLLAVSSVISRNLLQRIIRKRWLGKESWNDSKLLWITRLAVIPVMLSALTLGYLMPQPGVYLILAFDLVFAGALAPLTLGLFWKKSNMPAAIVSLIVGSAIRLLMFFVIPVEWAGLDTMIPPMISFPLFIIVALATQKKWPGKERHDVNEYVPPEEDVIMGEDLKHFQSAAAGGKSSAI; this is translated from the coding sequence GTGGTCGAGGTAAATGGTTATGGCATTGCAGTAGTTGCTTTTCTTGCCGTCTCACTAATTGTCGGAAGCCTGACGTACAAGCTAGTACAAAAAAGCGGTAGAAGACTAATCGTTGCAGGAAAAAGTCTGCCACTTGCCATGGTTGGAACAATGCTTGTGGCGCAAGCAGTCGATGGTAACTCGACTCTTGGTGCTATTGCACTCATCTATCAATTTGGTTTCTGGGCAGGTGTCGTCATACCGATCGGACTGGGAATATGTCTGTTAATGACTGGTGTATTTTATGGAAAAAAGATCAACAAAATGTCCATGTTCACCTTGCCTGATTACTATTTCAGAAGATACGGAAATGCCGCGGAAGGAATGTCTGGCATTTTAATGATAATTAGTTTTACCATACTAGTCGCTGGAAATTTTGCTGCAAGCGGCTTCATCTTGGAGACCGCACTGGGAATACCGTTCCTGTGGGGAATTATTATTGCTGCACTCGTTGTCTTGACATATACAATTGCGGGAGGATTGTTTGCTTCCGCATATACCGATATTTTCCAAATTTATCTTGCAATTGGTGCATTTTGGGCAGCATTCATCTTCTTTGCAGGAGGATTCTCTGGAGTTGCATTTGATACAATTCTGGCAAGTGCACCGCCTGCGTATCTTGATCTGTCTGGACTCTTTGATGTAGCCAATGGTGCTTTGATCAACTGGGCCGGAATATTGGCATTGGGATTGGGAGATATCGTTGCGCTAGACTTTATGGAAAGAGTGTTTGCTGCAAGAGACCCCAAGACTGCTCGTAGAGGATCATTTATGGCAGCAGGACTTACGTTCTTTACTGTATTGCCAGTTGGCATGCTGGGAATTGTGGCATTTCACTTTTTGCCGGGACTGGAGGATCCATTCCATGCGTTACCAGACCTTGCTATGAATCACATGCCGTTTGCAATTGGCGCGGCAATTCTTATGGGCGTTCTTGGAGCTTCTATGTCTACTGCAAATGGTGGGTTGCTTGCTGTATCTAGTGTTATTTCAAGGAACCTGCTTCAAAGAATTATCCGAAAACGTTGGCTAGGCAAAGAATCTTGGAACGACTCCAAGCTGTTGTGGATTACTAGATTAGCTGTCATACCTGTAATGTTATCTGCACTTACACTTGGCTATCTTATGCCTCAGCCTGGAGTATATCTGATTCTTGCATTTGATCTTGTATTTGCAGGTGCACTTGCTCCTCTGACATTGGGATTGTTCTGGAAAAAATCAAACATGCCAGCAGCCATAGTATCACTAATTGTTGGATCCGCAATACGACTATTGATGTTCTTTGTCATCCCAGTAGAGTGGGCAGGCCTGGACACCATGATACCGCCAATGATCTCATTCCCGCTCTTTATCATAGTGGCCCTTGCTACTCAGAAAAAGTGGCCTGGCAAAGAAAGACACGATGTCAACGAGTATGTTCCACCAGAGGAAGACGTGATAATGGGTGAGGACCTCAAGCACTTCCAGTCTGCGGCAGCTGGTGGCAAGAGCTCAGCAATTTAG
- a CDS encoding tetratricopeptide repeat protein, whose translation MFFRATKTPDDLIRKGISLSKKNNFKEAIAYFDKIIDADAKNGAAWFRKGLALREMGKYEDSLTCFDKALEIDPNNSDALYNKGLILGKLEKNEEAITLINRAIEMQRDNSVSLYYDGEELKKRGKYEEALSFYTKALDNNPKNVRALIAKGYVLDLLGVPPKGVTSFFDKALEIDPTNVDAYLHKGILHNRIRKYEDAIAYLGKALEIEPKNVRALYSMGVALHHTKKPEESITYCNKALEADPRHVNALCTMVWVLAHQEKYEAALIYCDKALEVEPGYGYALSYKGYLLLECGNLDEALKYYDLVLEIDPSNMRAMHYKNKILGKIKKKKKQNFFAR comes from the coding sequence ATGTTTTTTCGAGCTACAAAGACTCCAGATGATCTTATCCGTAAAGGAATTTCTCTTTCTAAAAAAAACAATTTCAAAGAAGCAATAGCATATTTTGATAAGATCATAGATGCAGATGCAAAAAACGGTGCCGCATGGTTTCGCAAGGGACTAGCTCTAAGAGAGATGGGAAAATATGAAGATTCACTGACATGTTTTGATAAAGCACTGGAAATTGATCCAAACAATTCCGATGCACTATACAATAAAGGGTTGATACTGGGCAAGCTTGAGAAAAATGAAGAGGCGATAACTCTCATTAACAGAGCCATAGAGATGCAGCGAGATAATTCGGTGAGCCTATACTATGATGGGGAGGAGCTAAAAAAGCGTGGCAAATATGAGGAGGCACTATCATTTTACACCAAGGCCTTGGATAATAATCCAAAAAATGTTCGTGCCCTAATCGCAAAGGGCTATGTGCTGGACTTGCTTGGCGTACCACCAAAAGGCGTTACGTCTTTTTTTGACAAAGCCTTGGAAATTGATCCAACAAATGTGGACGCTTATCTTCACAAAGGTATCTTGCATAATAGAATAAGAAAATACGAGGACGCAATAGCATACCTTGGTAAGGCACTGGAAATAGAGCCCAAGAATGTTCGCGCCCTATACAGTATGGGTGTTGCTTTACATCATACAAAAAAGCCAGAGGAATCAATCACATATTGCAACAAAGCCCTCGAGGCAGACCCAAGACACGTCAATGCATTGTGTACGATGGTTTGGGTTTTAGCGCACCAAGAAAAGTACGAGGCCGCACTGATTTATTGCGACAAAGCACTCGAGGTTGAACCGGGATATGGGTACGCACTAAGCTACAAGGGTTATTTGCTTTTAGAGTGCGGTAACCTAGATGAGGCCCTAAAATACTATGATCTGGTGCTGGAAATCGATCCAAGCAACATGAGGGCCATGCATTACAAAAACAAGATACTAGGTAAGATCAAAAAAAAGAAAAAACAGAATTTCTTTGCAAGATAA
- a CDS encoding agmatinase family protein: MIKMGMEFYGEDYNGADVAPFVGINTFLHLPWIRTHKELVQVKPDVAIIGEPFDFGTTIRPGARYGPRAIRAASTIPSPPYERFNIETGADPFGTFKTVDYGDVQVSPGDVIESHKRMTQKVKEVLDEEGIPVMLGGDHSITFANVRAFAKKYKNIGMIHFDTHADCAPQGLTGYKYDHGAHIRRIMEMGCLKGKNYTLVGPRGYWPGRDLYKWMSDQDFQWFTMLDVEELGIDMIAKEIADRANDGTDAVYLSWDIDSFDPSYAPGTGEPEPNGLTSREGMRMVRLLSKSFDPDRFAMDLVEVAPAYDVSDSSSYNGGITSGLGQRLIIELLAGLSLTKRGLENGDPVRPHEYRGTGNTYHFNKDIPRPKIPKRD, encoded by the coding sequence ATGATAAAAATGGGAATGGAATTTTATGGTGAGGACTACAATGGTGCCGATGTTGCACCATTTGTTGGCATCAACACATTCCTACATCTGCCCTGGATCAGGACCCACAAGGAACTAGTCCAGGTAAAGCCAGATGTTGCAATTATTGGTGAGCCATTTGATTTTGGAACTACTATTCGTCCTGGAGCGCGTTATGGCCCGCGAGCAATTCGTGCGGCATCTACCATTCCGTCTCCACCATATGAGCGATTTAACATAGAAACAGGAGCGGATCCATTTGGAACCTTCAAAACAGTAGATTATGGAGACGTCCAAGTCTCACCAGGTGATGTAATTGAATCTCACAAAAGAATGACTCAAAAAGTCAAAGAGGTTCTCGATGAGGAAGGAATTCCCGTAATGTTGGGCGGGGATCACTCTATAACATTTGCAAACGTTCGCGCCTTTGCTAAAAAATACAAAAACATTGGCATGATTCATTTTGATACTCACGCAGATTGTGCACCTCAAGGACTAACCGGCTACAAGTACGACCATGGAGCACACATCAGACGAATCATGGAGATGGGCTGCCTCAAAGGAAAGAACTACACACTGGTTGGTCCGCGTGGATACTGGCCGGGACGTGACTTGTACAAGTGGATGTCGGATCAGGACTTCCAGTGGTTTACCATGCTTGATGTTGAAGAATTGGGAATTGACATGATTGCAAAAGAAATCGCCGACAGGGCAAACGATGGCACTGATGCAGTTTACCTTAGCTGGGACATTGACTCTTTTGATCCATCTTATGCACCAGGAACTGGTGAGCCGGAACCAAACGGCCTTACCTCAAGGGAGGGAATGAGAATGGTCAGATTACTATCCAAATCGTTTGATCCAGACAGGTTTGCAATGGACCTGGTGGAAGTAGCTCCAGCATATGATGTGAGTGATAGCAGCTCCTACAACGGTGGTATCACATCTGGACTAGGACAACGACTGATCATAGAACTCTTGGCTGGACTATCACTAACAAAGAGAGGCTTGGAAAATGGTGACCCTGTACGACCGCACGAATATCGTGGAACCGGAAACACATATCACTTTAATAAGGATATTCCGCGTCCAAAAATACCAAAGCGAGATTGA
- a CDS encoding urease subunit gamma: MTLIKITVKGEPDVSPFTRTFQYSSKADEQIFTNLISMVKDKLDRNLRININEAITVFSALVVSELKGGKSIEQIQKNASILLNPEQVMIGVPETLQQMSFEITLDDNTKRLIVLNTPIKISDYILKPA, encoded by the coding sequence TTGACTCTCATCAAGATAACCGTAAAGGGGGAACCAGATGTTTCTCCTTTTACAAGAACTTTTCAGTATTCCAGCAAAGCAGACGAGCAGATCTTTACCAATCTCATAAGTATGGTAAAGGACAAGCTGGACCGAAATCTTCGAATAAACATCAACGAAGCCATTACCGTATTTTCCGCACTAGTTGTTTCTGAGCTTAAGGGGGGCAAATCAATTGAGCAAATCCAAAAAAACGCATCCATTCTACTAAACCCAGAACAAGTAATGATAGGAGTTCCAGAGACCTTGCAACAAATGTCATTTGAGATAACACTGGATGATAATACCAAAAGACTGATTGTACTGAATACTCCAATTAAAATCTCGGACTATATCCTAAAGCCTGCTTGA
- a CDS encoding reverse transcriptase-like protein, which translates to MELSAYVDGSGGDNAGYGYFIKETGESFYEKKPGITNNQAEYLGIISVLEKFAQSNDVITIYSDSKNTVSQLNHEFAINSEPLRELARKAWSLMGKIPNLKIVWIPRAQNLAGKMLGS; encoded by the coding sequence ATGGAACTTAGCGCATACGTTGACGGCTCTGGAGGCGACAATGCGGGATATGGTTATTTCATAAAGGAAACAGGTGAGTCTTTCTATGAGAAAAAGCCGGGAATAACAAACAACCAGGCAGAATACTTGGGAATAATCTCGGTTCTGGAAAAGTTTGCCCAATCAAATGATGTTATCACAATATACTCTGATTCAAAAAACACTGTATCGCAACTAAACCACGAGTTTGCAATCAACTCCGAACCATTGCGCGAGCTCGCAAGAAAGGCCTGGTCGCTAATGGGCAAGATTCCAAATCTGAAGATAGTGTGGATCCCGCGAGCTCAGAACTTGGCCGGCAAGATGCTTGGCAGCTAG
- a CDS encoding 4-hydroxybutyrate--CoA ligase: MTSLLEPKSIAIIGASDKEGSVGRTITSNIMKGYKGKIFPISPTRDKVFDMAAYKTVLDVKEPIDLAVVVTKNDIVPAVLEECGKKKIKGVIVITAGFKEVNEEGKKLEEQLKTIVKKYGIRMIGPNCLGVMNLDPKTMMNSTFLKVTPKSGQIALVSQSGAICAALVEDASAQGIGFSAVVSVGNKADLNEIDLLKMLAEHDQTKVIVMYLEDMGDGQEFLRVCKQITKKYRKPVIILKSGRSPEGAKAAMSHTGALMGSDEIYDAVLNQSGAIRVDTMEELFDYAVAFSKQPLPLKGDLVIVSNAGGPAIISTDACSKYGIKMASIEDIRPKINAVIPPWGSSRNPVDIVGDADYNRFSGVLDNVLGHKNVGSVIAMCTPSATLNYDELAKVIVSMSKKYKKTMLASLMGLDEGITNRQILADGGVPYYTYAEGAIRALRAMLRFSKWLNTSEGTITKFPAKKAAAKKVFDSVRKQKRTNLLEEEGQEVLRAYGFPLPQSILAKTAADAVKSAKKIGFPVVMKIASPQIIHKSDAGGVKVGLANEQAVRDAFDVIIKNAKKYNKNAQIKGVLIQEMVKGGKELIIGSKQEPGFGQVIMLGMGGIYVEVLKDVTFRLAPVTNKEADDMIDSIKTKKLLEGVRGEKPADKKKLSELVQRLSALLTDFPEIKELDMNPVLVMEQGNGCKVLDVRIGLS, from the coding sequence ATGACTTCTCTTTTAGAACCAAAATCTATTGCAATCATTGGCGCATCTGACAAGGAGGGAAGTGTCGGCCGTACCATTACATCAAATATCATGAAAGGATACAAGGGCAAAATTTTTCCAATTTCTCCAACCCGAGACAAGGTCTTTGATATGGCAGCATACAAGACAGTGCTTGATGTCAAAGAACCAATTGATCTGGCAGTCGTGGTGACAAAAAACGACATCGTGCCAGCAGTACTAGAAGAGTGCGGCAAGAAAAAGATCAAAGGCGTCATCGTCATAACAGCGGGATTCAAGGAAGTAAATGAAGAAGGCAAAAAGCTAGAAGAGCAGCTAAAGACAATTGTAAAAAAATACGGCATTCGCATGATTGGCCCAAACTGCCTTGGGGTGATGAATCTGGACCCAAAGACAATGATGAATTCCACTTTTCTCAAAGTTACACCAAAGTCAGGACAAATCGCACTAGTCTCACAAAGTGGTGCCATCTGCGCTGCTTTGGTTGAGGACGCAAGCGCACAAGGAATTGGATTCTCAGCTGTTGTGAGTGTGGGCAACAAGGCAGATCTTAATGAAATTGATCTGCTCAAGATGCTTGCAGAACACGACCAGACCAAGGTAATTGTCATGTATCTGGAAGACATGGGAGACGGCCAGGAATTTCTCAGAGTATGCAAGCAAATAACTAAAAAATACCGCAAGCCGGTAATCATTCTAAAATCAGGCCGAAGCCCAGAGGGCGCAAAGGCAGCAATGTCTCATACTGGCGCGTTGATGGGATCAGACGAAATCTATGATGCTGTTCTGAACCAGTCCGGCGCCATCCGAGTTGATACCATGGAGGAATTATTTGATTATGCAGTAGCATTCTCAAAACAGCCACTACCACTAAAGGGTGACTTGGTTATAGTATCAAACGCAGGAGGCCCTGCAATCATTTCAACTGATGCCTGCTCTAAATACGGAATCAAGATGGCATCAATTGAGGACATACGCCCAAAGATCAACGCAGTGATTCCACCATGGGGCAGCTCGCGAAACCCAGTAGATATTGTAGGCGATGCTGACTATAATCGATTCAGCGGTGTCTTGGATAATGTGCTTGGGCACAAAAATGTCGGATCCGTAATTGCCATGTGCACGCCATCTGCGACCCTAAACTATGATGAATTAGCCAAGGTTATCGTATCAATGTCTAAAAAATACAAAAAAACAATGCTTGCCTCTCTAATGGGATTAGATGAGGGCATTACAAACAGGCAGATTCTAGCTGATGGCGGCGTTCCATACTATACCTATGCGGAAGGGGCAATTCGTGCATTACGAGCAATGCTTCGATTCAGCAAGTGGCTAAACACATCCGAAGGAACAATCACAAAATTCCCTGCCAAAAAGGCAGCCGCAAAAAAAGTCTTTGACTCTGTTAGAAAGCAAAAGCGCACAAACCTACTAGAAGAGGAAGGCCAAGAGGTACTCCGTGCATATGGATTCCCGTTGCCTCAAAGCATTTTGGCAAAGACTGCCGCAGACGCAGTAAAATCCGCTAAAAAAATAGGATTCCCAGTTGTAATGAAGATTGCTTCACCACAAATAATTCACAAATCCGATGCTGGTGGAGTAAAAGTAGGTCTTGCAAACGAGCAGGCAGTAAGAGATGCATTTGATGTTATCATAAAGAACGCAAAAAAATACAACAAAAACGCGCAGATCAAAGGGGTGTTGATCCAAGAAATGGTCAAGGGCGGAAAGGAGCTGATCATTGGCTCAAAGCAAGAGCCTGGATTTGGCCAAGTGATTATGCTTGGCATGGGCGGAATTTACGTCGAGGTCCTAAAGGATGTCACATTCAGACTGGCACCAGTCACTAACAAAGAAGCCGACGACATGATTGATTCAATCAAAACAAAAAAATTGCTAGAAGGAGTTCGCGGAGAAAAGCCGGCAGACAAGAAGAAACTATCGGAACTGGTACAACGACTCTCAGCATTATTGACGGACTTTCCAGAAATCAAAGAGCTTGACATGAATCCTGTTCTTGTAATGGAACAAGGAAATGGCTGCAAGGTCTTGGATGTTCGAATCGGATTATCCTGA
- a CDS encoding ArsR/SmtB family transcription factor translates to MNSILLLKCICEDTRFSILELLQKNSEMSVNDLVNKLKKDQPLVSHHLRALKECNLLKTRDSGKMTMYSIASKDVSRLISDIIKTSQKMASCCDMPNCC, encoded by the coding sequence ATGAACTCGATATTACTTCTCAAATGCATTTGTGAAGACACACGCTTTAGTATCCTAGAGCTGCTGCAAAAAAACAGCGAAATGTCAGTGAATGATCTGGTGAACAAGCTAAAAAAAGACCAGCCGCTAGTGTCACACCACCTTCGCGCACTAAAAGAGTGTAACTTGCTAAAAACAAGAGACAGCGGAAAGATGACAATGTACAGCATTGCAAGCAAAGACGTATCAAGACTAATTTCTGATATCATCAAGACCTCGCAAAAAATGGCATCATGTTGCGATATGCCAAATTGTTGTTAG
- a CDS encoding arsenate reductase ArsC has translation MSKKILFVCVENAGRSQMAEGFFRKYAPTGYEPYSAGTKPTGAINPLAIQAMKESGIDITIQTPKTITDSMIREASKVINMGCMDRESCPALFVKNVFDWAIEDPKGKPLEDVRKIRDTIEKRVQELCKTL, from the coding sequence ATGTCAAAAAAGATTCTTTTTGTGTGCGTTGAGAATGCCGGACGAAGCCAGATGGCAGAGGGATTTTTCAGAAAATATGCACCCACAGGCTATGAACCATACAGCGCGGGAACCAAGCCAACTGGTGCAATAAACCCACTTGCCATACAGGCAATGAAGGAATCTGGCATTGATATCACCATACAAACCCCAAAGACAATCACTGATTCCATGATAAGGGAAGCATCAAAGGTAATCAACATGGGCTGTATGGATAGAGAATCGTGCCCAGCATTGTTTGTAAAAAATGTGTTTGATTGGGCAATTGAGGACCCAAAGGGAAAGCCGCTTGAAGATGTGCGCAAGATCCGCGATACCATAGAAAAAAGAGTTCAGGAGCTATGCAAAACACTCTGA